Proteins co-encoded in one Nostoc sp. KVJ3 genomic window:
- a CDS encoding SDR family oxidoreductase — MTTLSGKVALVTGGTSGIGKATALALAQAGAKVVVAGRRQVEGEETIRQIQAMGREGFSVTTDVSKEADVQILIEKIMTHYGRLDIAFNNAGVEQDSTPLAEQTEATYDRIMDINVKGVWLSLKHEIPALLKSGGGAIVNTSSVLGLVGGAMVPIYTASKHAVEGLTKSVALEFVKQGIRVNAVSPGPIQTEMLDRLFKANPKATEDFIKGQPMGRIGTSSEVVNAVLWLCSDASSFVTGQSLTVDGGFIVQ; from the coding sequence ATGACTACGTTATCTGGAAAAGTCGCACTCGTTACAGGTGGAACATCAGGGATTGGTAAAGCAACCGCTCTAGCTCTAGCTCAAGCTGGAGCAAAAGTAGTTGTTGCAGGTCGTCGGCAAGTTGAAGGTGAAGAAACAATTCGACAGATTCAAGCAATGGGTAGGGAAGGCTTTTCTGTGACGACAGATGTTTCTAAAGAAGCCGATGTGCAGATACTGATTGAGAAAATAATGACACACTATGGAAGACTCGACATTGCTTTCAATAATGCTGGAGTGGAACAAGATTCCACACCGTTAGCAGAGCAAACCGAAGCTACTTACGATCGCATCATGGATATCAATGTTAAAGGAGTATGGTTGTCCTTGAAACATGAGATTCCAGCCTTGTTGAAAAGTGGCGGTGGGGCGATCGTCAATACTAGTTCAGTTTTGGGTTTGGTCGGTGGTGCAATGGTGCCGATTTACACTGCTAGTAAACACGCTGTAGAAGGGCTAACAAAATCAGTGGCATTAGAATTTGTCAAGCAAGGAATTCGGGTGAATGCCGTCAGCCCGGGCCCAATTCAAACCGAAATGCTCGATCGCCTTTTCAAAGCAAATCCAAAAGCGACCGAGGATTTCATCAAAGGGCAGCCAATGGGTCGGATTGGTACGTCGTCAGAAGTGGTAAATGCTGTATTATGGCTCTGTTCAGACGCTTCTAGTTTTGTCACTGGACAATCGCTCACAGTTGATGGTGGATTTATCGTGCAATAA
- a CDS encoding NmrA family NAD(P)-binding protein: protein MYAITGITGQVGGAVARKLLSDNQSVCAVIRDAKKGTAWVEQGCAVALADMNDADALTAAFRKAEGVFVVIPPNFAPSPGFPETRAIVAALRTAIAAVHPGKVVCLSTIGAQATQSNLLTQLQILEQVLGNLPMPIAFLRPAWFMENAAWDVVPARESGIIQSFLQPLDKPVPMIATADIGRVASELLQQTWSGRRIVEIEGPHRVTPNDIAKGFSKILGRPVHAEVVPRETWEALFKAQGTADSEPRIRMLDGFNEGWIEFESGESGSIKGEVELETVLKSLVER, encoded by the coding sequence ATGTACGCTATTACTGGAATTACAGGTCAGGTCGGCGGTGCCGTCGCCCGCAAATTGTTGAGCGACAATCAGTCTGTCTGCGCTGTGATCCGTGATGCTAAGAAGGGAACTGCCTGGGTCGAGCAGGGTTGTGCAGTTGCCCTAGCGGACATGAACGATGCTGACGCACTCACAGCAGCTTTTAGAAAAGCTGAAGGTGTCTTCGTTGTGATTCCGCCAAACTTTGCACCATCACCGGGCTTTCCCGAAACACGGGCAATTGTCGCTGCTCTGCGTACTGCGATCGCAGCAGTGCATCCGGGCAAAGTCGTCTGCCTGTCCACCATTGGCGCACAGGCAACCCAGTCGAACCTACTGACTCAACTTCAGATATTAGAGCAAGTATTGGGGAATCTGCCGATGCCGATCGCCTTTCTTCGTCCCGCCTGGTTTATGGAGAACGCAGCTTGGGACGTAGTACCCGCCAGAGAGAGTGGCATTATCCAAAGCTTCCTGCAACCGTTGGATAAACCTGTGCCGATGATTGCGACGGCGGATATCGGTCGTGTTGCCTCCGAGTTGCTGCAACAGACTTGGAGTGGACGGCGAATCGTCGAAATCGAAGGCCCGCACCGGGTAACGCCGAATGACATTGCAAAGGGCTTTTCCAAGATTCTGGGTCGTCCGGTACATGCGGAGGTAGTTCCCCGCGAAACCTGGGAGGCGCTGTTCAAGGCTCAGGGTACAGCCGATTCAGAGCCGCGCATTCGGATGCTTGACGGTTTCAACGAGGGCTGGATCGAGTTCGAGAGTGGTGAGTCTGGCTCCATCAAAGGCGAAGTCGAACTGGAAACTGTTCTGAAAAGCTTGGTGGAGCGATGA